A genomic stretch from Oreochromis niloticus isolate F11D_XX linkage group LG11, O_niloticus_UMD_NMBU, whole genome shotgun sequence includes:
- the stmn2a gene encoding stathmin-2a produces MAKTATAYKEKMKELSVLSLICSCFYPEPRNKLVCDFEDMEVKPINKRASGQAFEVILKPQSPVSDVAHNLPSPPKRDISLDDIEKKLEAAEERRKYQEAQVLRALAEKREHERDVLLKAMEENSNFSKMAEEKLQMKMEQIKENREAYLAAMMERLQEKERHAAVVRRNKELREELTA; encoded by the exons ATGGCTAAAACAGCAACCG CATACAAAGAGAAGATGAAGGAGCTGTCTGTCCTCTCCCTCATCTGCTCCTGCTTCTACCCAGAGCCACGCAACAAGCTTGTGTGTGACTTTGAAG ACATGGAGGTGAAACCTATAAACAAGCGGGCCTCGGGTCAGGCTTTTGAGGTGATTCTCAAGcctcagtctccagtgtcagATGTAGCCCACAACCTTCCCTcacccccaaagagggacatcTCCTTGGATGACATTGAGAAGAAACTCGAGGCAGCTGAAGAACGGAGGAAG TACCAAGAGGCCCAGGTGCTGAGGGCTTTGGCAGAAAAGCGAGAACATGAGAGGGACGTGTTGCTAAAGGCCATGGAAGAGAACAGTAATTTCAGCAAGATGGCTGAGGAGAAGCTCCAGATGAAGATGGAGCAGATCAAGGAGAACCGTGAAGCCTACCTGGCAGCCATGATGGAGCGCCTACAAGAGAAG GAGAGACACGCGGCTGTGGTGCGCAGAAACAAAGAGCTGAGGGAAGAGCTGACAGCATGA